A single Leptolyngbya sp. 'hensonii' DNA region contains:
- the ntrB gene encoding nitrate ABC transporter permease: MVTVQKRSTNGTLSNALFVKLGKQFPELVPPIAGIAVFLLIWQLFSWTPGATLPGPIQVVQKTWVFIVWPFFDLGGTNKGLGWQILASLQRVAIGYSLAAIVGIGLGILVGTSKVMSKALDPLFQLLRTVPPLAWVPISLAALRQNEPAALFVIFITAIWPILINTAVGVKQIPQDYKNVARVLQLTKRDYFFNVLIPAALPYIFTGLRIGIGLAWLAIIAAEIVMSGIVGIGFFIWDAYQNNYVSEVIIALVYIGLVGLILDKAIAYVQTLILPEEQK, translated from the coding sequence ATGGTGACCGTACAGAAACGATCGACGAATGGTACCCTATCAAATGCTTTATTCGTCAAACTGGGAAAGCAATTTCCCGAACTGGTCCCGCCGATCGCTGGCATTGCCGTGTTCCTGCTAATCTGGCAACTGTTTTCCTGGACCCCCGGAGCTACCTTGCCGGGTCCAATTCAGGTGGTACAGAAAACCTGGGTATTCATTGTCTGGCCCTTCTTTGACCTGGGTGGAACAAACAAAGGTCTCGGCTGGCAAATCCTGGCCAGTTTGCAACGGGTGGCGATCGGCTACTCCCTGGCAGCGATCGTGGGGATTGGCCTGGGTATTCTCGTCGGAACCAGCAAAGTGATGTCGAAAGCCCTGGATCCCCTCTTTCAGCTCTTGCGGACAGTCCCCCCTTTGGCCTGGGTTCCGATCTCTCTGGCAGCTCTGCGCCAGAATGAACCAGCGGCGCTATTCGTTATCTTCATCACGGCAATCTGGCCGATTCTGATTAACACGGCTGTTGGGGTCAAACAAATTCCCCAGGACTACAAAAATGTTGCGCGAGTTTTGCAATTAACGAAGCGAGATTACTTCTTCAATGTGTTGATTCCGGCTGCACTTCCCTACATTTTTACGGGTCTTCGCATTGGAATTGGTCTAGCCTGGTTGGCGATTATTGCCGCTGAAATTGTCATGTCTGGCATTGTCGGAATTGGATTCTTCATCTGGGATGCTTATCAAAACAACTATGTGAGCGAAGTCATTATTGCCCTTGTCTACATCGGTCTGGTGGGTCTAATCCTGGATAAAGCGATCGCCTACGTCCAAACCCTGATTCTACCCGAAGAACAGAAGTAG
- a CDS encoding CmpA/NrtA family ABC transporter substrate-binding protein, with protein sequence MDNVFNFLSRRRFLLTAGAAASSSVLLKGCLGNPPDEVLRQAGMTAPQQTAQAANVNPAQAPETATVKLGYLPIVEAAPLIIAFHKGLFAKYGMAQVELAKQANWGAARDNVEIGSQGGGVDGGQWQMPMPYGLTTGKITKGNRPIPMALVLKLNTQGNGIAIAGKHLGKGIGLQLASTKSLFGQLKATGSQFTAAYTFPQANQDFWIRYWLAAGGIDPDRDVKLLTVPAAQTVANMKTGTMDAFSTGDPWPYRIVKDKVGFLSALTAEIWKNHPEEYLALRSDWVERHPKATKAILKAVMEAQQWCDRDENREELARILSDRQYFNLPVDVLLDPLMGKYDMGDGRIINDKSMAVRYWTDSQGSVSYPYKSHDLWFLTESVRWGFLPLSILDEAKALIDQVNREDLWREAAQELGVAAAEIPKDTSRGVETFFDGIQFDPADPTAYLKSLVIKRVAI encoded by the coding sequence ATGGACAATGTATTTAATTTCTTATCAAGACGACGCTTTTTGCTCACTGCAGGAGCAGCGGCAAGCAGTTCTGTTTTATTGAAAGGTTGTTTGGGGAATCCACCGGATGAGGTGTTGAGGCAAGCGGGGATGACCGCACCTCAACAAACAGCCCAGGCTGCCAATGTGAATCCGGCTCAGGCTCCTGAGACGGCAACGGTCAAATTGGGTTATCTGCCGATTGTTGAAGCTGCCCCCTTAATCATTGCCTTCCACAAAGGCTTGTTCGCCAAGTACGGCATGGCCCAGGTGGAACTGGCGAAGCAGGCTAACTGGGGAGCAGCCAGGGATAATGTGGAAATTGGCTCCCAGGGGGGAGGGGTAGATGGAGGGCAGTGGCAGATGCCCATGCCCTATGGCTTGACGACAGGCAAAATTACCAAAGGGAATCGACCGATTCCGATGGCCCTGGTGCTCAAATTAAATACCCAGGGGAACGGGATTGCGATCGCAGGTAAGCATCTGGGTAAAGGGATTGGCCTCCAGTTAGCCAGTACCAAATCCCTGTTTGGTCAGCTTAAGGCGACTGGTTCCCAGTTCACGGCTGCCTATACGTTCCCCCAGGCGAATCAGGATTTCTGGATTCGCTACTGGTTGGCGGCTGGAGGCATTGACCCCGATCGGGATGTGAAGCTCCTGACCGTTCCGGCGGCGCAGACTGTGGCCAACATGAAAACTGGCACCATGGATGCCTTCAGCACAGGGGACCCCTGGCCTTATCGGATTGTCAAAGATAAGGTTGGTTTCCTGTCGGCGCTCACCGCTGAAATCTGGAAAAACCATCCCGAAGAGTATCTGGCTCTGCGGTCTGACTGGGTAGAGCGGCATCCCAAAGCAACAAAGGCCATCTTGAAAGCCGTCATGGAGGCCCAGCAATGGTGCGATCGGGATGAGAATCGGGAAGAATTGGCCCGCATCCTCTCCGATCGCCAGTACTTCAACTTGCCTGTCGATGTGTTGCTCGACCCCCTGATGGGCAAGTACGACATGGGGGATGGCCGCATCATTAATGACAAATCCATGGCGGTTCGCTACTGGACAGATAGCCAGGGTAGTGTGTCCTATCCCTATAAGAGTCACGATCTCTGGTTCTTAACGGAGAGTGTGCGTTGGGGGTTCCTCCCGCTGAGCATTCTGGACGAAGCTAAGGCATTAATCGACCAGGTGAATCGGGAAGATCTCTGGCGGGAAGCAGCTCAGGAACTAGGGGTAGCTGCAGCAGAGATTCCCAAGGACACCTCCCGTGGTGTGGAAACCTTCTTCGATGGCATCCAGTTTGATCCTGCAGATCCCACAGCTTACTTAAAAAGTTTGGTGATTAAGCGGGTGGCCATTTAG
- a CDS encoding rhodanese-like domain-containing protein, whose product MFPKLSRQVWRRLYPGLVVVGLAALGTGGLAIAAYSNQMDIPTYIASLSTPQVTVADLQQGKLKPVVLVDVRSPEEHDEDRIGNSELVPLSDLEMGFGVIQIKAIAKAAQKGGADPTLVLYCTAGARSVKAYKLLQATGLKFVVLKGGIQEWRRQLPASQDAAILSPITLAP is encoded by the coding sequence ATGTTCCCTAAACTGTCTCGTCAAGTATGGCGTCGTCTGTATCCTGGGTTGGTCGTGGTGGGGTTGGCGGCTTTGGGAACCGGCGGATTGGCAATAGCGGCTTACTCCAACCAGATGGACATCCCCACCTACATTGCCAGTCTCAGTACACCTCAGGTGACGGTAGCCGACCTGCAGCAGGGGAAACTGAAGCCTGTGGTTCTGGTGGATGTGCGATCGCCGGAGGAGCATGACGAAGACCGCATCGGGAATAGTGAACTAGTGCCTCTGAGTGACCTGGAAATGGGCTTTGGGGTCATCCAGATCAAGGCGATCGCCAAAGCCGCCCAGAAAGGTGGGGCGGACCCAACGCTGGTTCTGTACTGCACCGCTGGTGCACGATCGGTTAAAGCATACAAGTTATTGCAAGCAACGGGCTTGAAATTTGTGGTCCTGAAAGGGGGCATTCAGGAATGGCGACGGCAACTCCCGGCCAGTCAAGATGCTGCAATATTGTCGCCGATCACCTTGGCCCCTTGA
- a CDS encoding sterol desaturase family protein yields MFFHAIGGFCLLALIFIPLERWLGLRRQPILRFGWWTDVIYYFTGYCIGRGAGMLITLAVSVLMLQQKSIVAVPIATQPIWLQLFEAMLVADIGYYFAHRLLHCVPWLWRFHQVHHSAKELDWLAAVKVHPLDQVFTKVFQLVPLLLLGFSQETFAAYVLISAAIAFFIHANLKVDCGVLKWIIMTPEAHHCHHSSDPGRYNKNFAAQLPLVDWLGGTLYLPRHYRPDRYGIAEPVPSSYLQQLIHPFRRKMTYVP; encoded by the coding sequence ATGTTCTTTCACGCGATCGGTGGATTCTGCCTCCTGGCTCTGATTTTCATCCCTCTGGAACGGTGGCTGGGTCTGCGGCGTCAGCCTATCCTGCGTTTCGGGTGGTGGACAGATGTGATCTACTACTTCACGGGCTACTGCATTGGCCGGGGGGCGGGGATGCTGATTACCTTGGCGGTCTCGGTGCTGATGCTGCAACAAAAGTCGATCGTCGCTGTTCCCATTGCGACCCAACCGATTTGGCTCCAGTTGTTCGAAGCCATGTTGGTTGCAGACATCGGCTATTACTTTGCCCATCGCCTGCTCCATTGCGTGCCCTGGTTGTGGCGGTTTCACCAGGTGCATCACAGTGCCAAGGAACTCGATTGGCTGGCTGCGGTCAAGGTTCATCCCCTGGATCAGGTCTTTACCAAAGTCTTTCAACTGGTCCCTCTATTACTGTTGGGATTTTCCCAGGAAACTTTTGCAGCCTATGTGCTGATCTCGGCTGCGATCGCTTTCTTTATCCATGCCAATTTAAAGGTTGACTGTGGGGTTCTCAAGTGGATAATCATGACCCCAGAAGCCCATCATTGCCACCACAGCAGCGACCCTGGGCGGTACAACAAAAACTTTGCGGCCCAACTTCCCCTGGTGGATTGGTTGGGCGGGACCCTCTACCTGCCGCGCCACTACAGGCCCGATCGCTATGGCATTGCCGAGCCTGTCCCATCCAGCTATCTGCAACAACTCATCCATCCGTTTCGGAGAAAAATGACCTATGTTCCCTAA
- a CDS encoding NAD(P)H-quinone oxidoreductase subunit F, with the protein MAQLLLQTIWLIPCYALLGTVLSVLWFPSMIRRTGPRPAGYVNLLMTCLALLHSVLSLSAIWGQPAQEFLLPWLQVANLDLTLPILLSPTTVGACVVITGINLLAQVYAVGYMEMDWGWARFYSLLALFEAGMCTLALCNSLFFSYIVLEILTLGTYLLVGFWFNQSLVVTGARDAFLTKRVGDLFLLMGVIALLPLAGTWNFTELADWSQTAQVDPTVMALVSLALIAGPMGKCAQFPLHLWLDEAMEGPLPSTILRNSVVVATGAWVLIKLQPVLALSPIAMVALIFIGGLTAVGASLIAIAQIDIKRTLSYAVSAYMGLVFIAVGTQQTEAAFLLTLTHALAMSLLVMSIGSIIWNSVTQDLTQLGGLWSRRPISGLAFLTGLAGLVAFPPLGSFWALLKLADGLWSTQPWLVGLLLFVNGMTAFSLTRVFSLVFGGQAKQMAQRSPEIHWPMAFPMVVLLGFTLHLPLVLQAFDLLPHWATLNTDVALLLIWSTLSGISIGGVVYLGTAVPKPVQLPWVALQELLAYDFYTARFYRLSIVFAVDLVSRLTAWFDRYIVDGLVNLFGLVTLLSGQSLKYSTSGQGQFYILTILLGIGLVAVLVFTF; encoded by the coding sequence ATGGCCCAATTGTTACTACAGACCATCTGGCTCATACCTTGTTATGCCCTGCTGGGCACGGTTCTGTCCGTCCTGTGGTTTCCTTCTATGATCCGCAGGACAGGTCCCCGACCTGCCGGATATGTCAATTTGTTGATGACATGCTTGGCCTTGCTCCATAGCGTTTTAAGCCTGTCTGCCATCTGGGGACAGCCTGCCCAGGAGTTCTTGCTTCCCTGGTTGCAGGTGGCCAATCTGGATTTAACCCTGCCTATTTTGCTTTCTCCCACCACCGTAGGGGCCTGTGTGGTAATTACGGGCATCAACCTGCTGGCGCAAGTGTATGCCGTGGGTTATATGGAGATGGATTGGGGTTGGGCCAGATTTTACTCCCTGCTGGCCCTATTTGAAGCGGGAATGTGTACGCTGGCCCTCTGTAATTCCCTCTTCTTCAGTTACATTGTGCTGGAGATCCTGACCCTGGGGACCTATCTGCTGGTAGGCTTCTGGTTCAACCAATCCCTGGTGGTTACGGGTGCGCGGGATGCATTTCTGACCAAGCGGGTCGGGGATCTGTTCCTGCTGATGGGGGTGATTGCGCTGCTCCCACTGGCTGGAACCTGGAACTTTACTGAACTGGCCGATTGGTCTCAGACGGCCCAGGTCGATCCCACCGTGATGGCCCTGGTCAGTCTGGCCTTAATTGCCGGTCCCATGGGCAAATGTGCCCAGTTTCCCCTTCACCTGTGGCTGGACGAGGCCATGGAAGGTCCTCTACCCAGTACCATTTTGCGGAACTCGGTGGTTGTGGCCACAGGAGCCTGGGTTCTGATTAAACTGCAACCGGTGCTGGCCCTTTCGCCGATCGCCATGGTGGCCCTGATCTTCATCGGTGGCTTAACCGCCGTCGGGGCATCCTTGATTGCGATCGCCCAGATTGATATCAAGCGCACCCTCTCCTATGCCGTCAGCGCTTACATGGGGTTGGTCTTCATTGCTGTGGGCACCCAACAGACGGAAGCGGCGTTTCTGCTGACCCTGACCCATGCACTGGCTATGTCCCTGCTGGTCATGAGCATCGGTTCCATCATCTGGAATAGCGTCACCCAGGATTTGACCCAATTGGGGGGTCTGTGGTCGCGCCGACCCATTTCAGGATTGGCCTTTCTCACAGGGCTGGCAGGTTTAGTGGCCTTTCCTCCCTTAGGCAGTTTTTGGGCCTTACTGAAACTGGCAGACGGTCTCTGGAGCACACAACCCTGGCTGGTTGGATTACTTCTGTTCGTCAATGGCATGACTGCGTTTAGCCTGACCCGGGTCTTCAGCCTTGTTTTTGGGGGGCAGGCTAAGCAGATGGCGCAACGATCGCCCGAAATTCACTGGCCCATGGCTTTTCCCATGGTGGTGTTACTGGGCTTCACCCTGCATCTACCTCTGGTGCTACAGGCATTTGACCTTCTCCCCCACTGGGCAACGCTGAATACCGATGTGGCTCTGCTGTTGATCTGGTCTACCCTCTCTGGTATCAGCATTGGGGGAGTTGTTTATCTGGGAACCGCTGTGCCCAAGCCGGTGCAACTGCCTTGGGTAGCTCTGCAGGAGTTGCTGGCCTATGACTTCTATACAGCCAGATTCTATCGCCTGAGCATTGTGTTTGCGGTTGATCTGGTCTCTCGTCTGACCGCCTGGTTCGATCGCTACATTGTCGATGGCCTGGTCAACCTGTTTGGCCTGGTCACCCTGCTGAGTGGGCAGAGCCTGAAGTACAGCACTTCAGGCCAGGGACAGTTCTACATCCTAACTATTTTGCTGGGCATCGGCCTGGTCGCTGTCCTGGTCTTTACGTTCTGA
- a CDS encoding NADH-quinone oxidoreductase subunit M, which translates to MLSLLIWLPIFGALLVALWPGKATTGSIRWVALAIATLTLLWTGFLMARFDFELAGLQMQETLPWIDALGLTYGLGIDGLSLPLLALNSFLIWIVIFGTNAQIARPRLFYSLVLIVSGAIAGAFLAQNLLLFVLFYELELIPLYLMIAVWGGAKRDYAAMKFLLYTAVSGVLVLVGFLGITWLSGSSSFDYNAVSPSDLPLTVQLILLTLILIGFGIKTPLVPLHTWLPDAYVEASPPVAILLGGILAKLGTYGLVRFGLQLFPESWSLVSPGLAIIGVFSVLYGALTAISQRDIKRMVAYSSIGHMGYVLVACAAGTELSLLGAIGQMVSHGLILAVLFYLVGVIETKVGTRDLDVLNGLLNPVRGLPMVSALLILAGMASAGIPGLVGFIAEFLVFQGSFPVFPVAALLCVLASGLTAVYFVILLNRTCFGKLNNATAYYPRVTWLEQAPALILVAIICFLGVQPSWLLRWSEPTAAALISTLPPGSTQTIAQSPSPGQP; encoded by the coding sequence ATGCTGAGCCTCTTGATCTGGCTTCCTATTTTTGGTGCCCTCCTGGTAGCCCTCTGGCCGGGAAAGGCCACGACTGGATCGATCCGATGGGTGGCTCTGGCGATCGCCACGCTCACCCTGCTCTGGACCGGCTTCTTAATGGCCCGCTTCGACTTCGAGCTGGCTGGGTTGCAAATGCAGGAAACCCTGCCCTGGATTGATGCCCTCGGTTTGACCTATGGGCTGGGAATAGATGGTCTGTCCCTGCCCTTGTTGGCCTTAAACAGTTTTTTGATCTGGATTGTAATTTTTGGAACCAACGCGCAAATAGCCCGACCGCGTCTGTTCTACTCCCTGGTTCTGATCGTGTCCGGTGCGATCGCAGGAGCATTTCTGGCCCAGAACTTGCTGCTGTTTGTCCTCTTCTATGAGCTGGAATTGATTCCTCTCTATCTGATGATTGCCGTCTGGGGCGGGGCCAAACGGGACTATGCCGCCATGAAGTTCCTGCTCTACACCGCTGTCTCTGGGGTTCTGGTACTGGTCGGTTTCCTGGGCATTACCTGGCTGAGTGGGTCTTCCAGCTTTGACTACAATGCCGTCTCCCCCAGTGACTTACCCTTAACAGTCCAGCTGATTCTACTTACCCTGATCCTGATTGGCTTTGGGATTAAGACTCCGCTGGTGCCCCTGCATACCTGGTTGCCCGATGCTTATGTGGAAGCATCCCCGCCTGTGGCTATTTTGCTCGGTGGCATCCTGGCGAAGTTGGGCACCTACGGGCTGGTTCGTTTCGGTCTGCAACTGTTTCCAGAATCCTGGTCGCTGGTGTCGCCGGGATTGGCCATCATCGGTGTGTTCAGTGTCCTCTATGGTGCTCTGACAGCGATTTCCCAGCGCGATATTAAACGGATGGTCGCCTACAGCTCGATCGGTCACATGGGCTATGTCCTGGTGGCCTGCGCCGCTGGAACCGAGTTGAGCCTGTTGGGCGCGATCGGTCAGATGGTCAGCCACGGTTTGATTCTGGCTGTTCTCTTCTACCTGGTTGGGGTGATTGAGACCAAGGTCGGAACCCGGGATCTGGATGTGCTGAATGGTCTTCTCAATCCGGTTCGAGGTTTACCGATGGTTAGTGCCCTGTTGATTCTGGCAGGCATGGCGAGCGCTGGAATTCCTGGCTTGGTCGGATTCATTGCCGAGTTTCTGGTTTTCCAGGGCAGTTTCCCCGTCTTCCCCGTAGCAGCTCTCCTGTGCGTGCTGGCCAGCGGTTTGACCGCTGTCTATTTTGTGATTCTGCTCAATCGGACCTGCTTCGGCAAGCTCAATAATGCCACCGCCTATTATCCCCGGGTTACCTGGCTGGAACAGGCTCCGGCCCTAATCCTGGTGGCCATCATCTGCTTCCTGGGGGTACAACCCTCCTGGCTACTGCGCTGGAGTGAACCCACAGCCGCCGCGCTGATTTCTACCCTGCCGCCGGGCAGTACCCAGACGATCGCCCAATCCCCTTCACCTGGACAGCCCTGA
- a CDS encoding CO2 hydration protein has product MTTAILNQATIPASKHEYADIIHRLEAGGSMLPDTPENLMQIIGIYKAYAVPMDFYWRDLLYIAERVFLDPFPFFKYFLPQEYLDLHNHYAGDDADLRIWRGPATAHPELLAFMEKGETFKMPRLFHHLWHDRINMEFAEACMRAMLWHRHMYAPVNQFDAYLDSDEYRANADRAIRAYFKYNPVMLGLYQLFPEMFLEQCRQMSYYANLGLFWEVMAPVFFEMSDLYDEGGFKGVPDAMNFLVNGIFAIAGRPIYHHAYIRGECYEIIPKSKGFTWLYEAALPYVEAVFYRTAPFRGTKSYNAQAKQVPDDQKDFHYGILYADVFPVGTAGIPPTLLMQDMLHFLPPYLVEYYQQHCRGEDDVLIQLGISFQRSMYNVTSAVIQALRTALLYPLDDPNPRHLMANRQFFEAQMDRFNRPEARLRMIQNQDYR; this is encoded by the coding sequence ATGACAACAGCAATTCTGAACCAGGCCACTATCCCTGCCTCGAAACATGAATACGCTGACATCATCCATCGCCTGGAAGCAGGTGGATCGATGCTGCCAGATACCCCAGAGAATCTGATGCAGATCATTGGCATTTACAAAGCCTATGCAGTGCCCATGGATTTCTACTGGCGGGATCTGCTCTATATTGCTGAGCGTGTATTTCTCGACCCCTTCCCCTTCTTTAAGTACTTCCTGCCCCAGGAATACCTGGACCTGCATAACCACTATGCCGGAGACGATGCCGATCTGAGGATTTGGCGGGGACCTGCGACAGCCCATCCGGAATTGCTCGCCTTTATGGAAAAAGGGGAGACTTTCAAGATGCCCCGCCTCTTCCATCACCTCTGGCACGATCGCATCAATATGGAATTTGCCGAAGCTTGTATGCGGGCAATGCTCTGGCACCGCCACATGTATGCTCCTGTGAATCAGTTTGATGCCTATCTGGATAGTGACGAATACCGGGCAAATGCCGATCGGGCTATCCGGGCTTACTTCAAGTACAACCCAGTGATGCTGGGTCTCTATCAACTGTTCCCAGAGATGTTCCTGGAGCAATGTCGGCAGATGTCCTACTATGCCAACCTGGGCCTGTTCTGGGAGGTGATGGCTCCTGTATTTTTCGAGATGTCTGACCTCTACGACGAAGGGGGATTCAAAGGCGTCCCGGATGCCATGAACTTCCTGGTGAATGGGATTTTTGCGATCGCCGGTCGTCCTATTTATCACCATGCCTATATTCGGGGTGAATGTTACGAAATCATCCCCAAATCCAAGGGCTTTACCTGGTTGTATGAGGCTGCGCTGCCTTATGTCGAGGCTGTGTTTTACCGCACCGCTCCCTTCCGGGGCACCAAATCCTACAATGCTCAAGCCAAACAGGTGCCGGATGACCAGAAAGATTTCCACTACGGCATTCTCTATGCGGATGTCTTCCCGGTCGGCACGGCTGGGATTCCACCGACGCTGCTGATGCAGGATATGCTCCACTTCCTGCCTCCCTATCTGGTGGAGTATTACCAGCAGCATTGCCGGGGTGAGGACGATGTGTTGATTCAGTTAGGGATCAGTTTTCAGCGATCGATGTATAACGTCACCTCAGCCGTGATTCAGGCCTTGCGAACCGCCCTCCTGTATCCCCTGGATGACCCCAATCCCAGGCACCTGATGGCCAATCGTCAGTTTTTCGAGGCCCAAATGGATCGCTTCAACCGGCCAGAAGCTCGTTTGCGGATGATTCAAAATCAGGATTACCGATAA
- a CDS encoding DUF2949 domain-containing protein, with protein sequence METLVHNKLIQFLQDDLAVPADSISLALQHSEQMTGLLPMILWQYGLISLVQLERIFDWLETNRPLPQEL encoded by the coding sequence ATGGAAACCTTGGTTCACAACAAATTAATCCAATTCTTGCAGGACGATCTGGCCGTCCCTGCAGACTCTATCTCCCTGGCACTCCAACATTCTGAGCAAATGACCGGCTTGTTGCCGATGATTCTCTGGCAGTATGGCCTGATTTCTCTGGTTCAACTGGAGCGAATCTTTGACTGGCTTGAAACCAATCGCCCCTTGCCCCAAGAGCTTTAG